Proteins encoded by one window of Musa acuminata AAA Group cultivar baxijiao chromosome BXJ2-9, Cavendish_Baxijiao_AAA, whole genome shotgun sequence:
- the LOC135623514 gene encoding (DL)-glycerol-3-phosphatase 2-like, translating into MATPLLPRVRAPITHVIFDMDGLLLDTEPFYTLVQEKILARFGKTFDWSLKAQMMGKKAIESARIFVRESGLDGLLTPEAFLEEREGMLQDLFPTCQQLPGVKRLVSHLHAKGIPMCIATGSHKRHFALKTQNHGEIIAMMHHVVMGDDPEVTKGKPSPEVFLAAAKRFEGSVDLSKILVFEDAPSGVAAAKNAGMNVIMVPDPCLDASHQKEADQVLGSLMDFKPKEWGLPAFEPSNE; encoded by the exons ATGGCGACCCCGCTCCTCCCCCGCGTTCGAGCCCCCATCACCCACGTTATCTTTGACATGGACGGCCTCCTCCTCG ACACGGAACCGTTCTACACGTTGGTGCAGGAGAAGATCCTGGCGAGGTTTGGGAAGACATTCGACTGGTCTCTCAAGGCCCAGATGATGGGGAAGAAGGCCATTGAGTCCGCCCGAATCTTCGTCCGCGAGTCCGGCCTCGATGGCCTCCTCACGCCCGAGGCCTTCCTCGAGGAGCGGGAAGGGATGCTGCAGGACCTCTTTCCCACGTGCCAGCAGTTGCCCG GTGTCAAGAGACTTGTCAGTCATCTCCATGCTAAGGGGATACCTATGTGTATTGCAACAGG ATCTCATAAGCGGCACTTTGCTCTGAAGACGCAAAATCATGGTGAGATAATTGCTATGATGCACCATGTGGTCATGGGTGATGATCCAGAAGTGACAAAAGGCAAACCTTCTCCTGAAGTATTTCTTGCTGCTGCAAAAAGATTCGAG GGTAGCGTGGACCTAAGCAAGATTTTAGTTTTTGAAGATGCACCATCAGGAGTAGCAGCAGCTAAAAATGCCGGGAT GAATGTGATTATGGTCCCAGATCCTTGTTTGGATGCTTCGCATCAGAAAGAAGCAGACCAGGTTCTTGGTTCCCTAATGGATTTCAAGCCAAAAGAATGGGGCCTGCCGGCGTTCGAGCCGAGCAATGAATAA
- the LOC103998718 gene encoding 4-coumarate--CoA ligase CCL1, translating into MGSYSMPEKTIFRSKLPDIEIDNRRSLHDYCFEHLADFADRPCIIDGASGSVMSYAEVDVAARRAAAGLHGLGVGEGQVIMILLQNSPEFVIAFLAASHRGAVATTANPFYTPAEIHKQAAASGARVIFTESCYVDKVREFARECGVTVVCVDHPPEGCRAFSELLAADERNLAEVEINPDDVVALPYSSGTTGLPKGVMLTHRSLITSVAQQVDGDNPNLYFHQEDVLLCVLPLFHIYSLNSVLLCGLRAGAAILMMKRFEISAMLELVQRYRVTVAPFVPPIVLEFVKSPLVDCYDLSSIRTVMSGAAPMGKELEDKFMAKLPNAKLGQGYGMTEAGPVLSMCLAFAKEPFPMKSGTCGTVVRNAELKIVEPDTGASLGRNHRGEICIRGAQIMKGYLNDPEATKNTIDEEGWLHTGDIGFVDDDDEIFIVDRLKEIIKYKGFQVAPAELEALLITHLDVADAAVVPMKDEVAGEVPVAFVVRAHGSQITEEEIKQYVSRQVVFYKRINRVFFTEAIPKAPSGKILRKDLRAKLTSEFASA; encoded by the exons ATGGGTTCGTACTCGATGCCGGAGAAGACCATCTTCAGGTCGAAGCTGCCGGACATCGAGATCGACAACCGCCGGTCGCTCCATGATTACTGCTTCGAGCATCTGGCCGACTTCGCCGACCGCCCATGCATCATCGACGGCGCCAGCGGCTCTGTCATGAGCTACGCTGAAGTCGACGTCGCCGCCCGCCGCGCAGCCGCCGGCCTCCACGGCCTCGGCGTTGGGGAGGGCCAGGTTATCATGATCCTCCTGCAAAACTCCCCTGAGTTCGTCATTGCCTTCCTGGCTGCCTCGCACCGCGGAGCCGTCGCCACCACCGCCAACCCCTTCTACACCCCGGCGGAGATCCACAAGCAGGCCGCCGCCTCCGGCGCTCGCGTCATCTTCACGGAGTCTTGCTACGTCGACAAGGTCCGGGAGTTCGCGCGGGAGTGCGGCGTCACCGTCGTGTGCGTCGACCACCCGCCGGAGGGCTGCCGCGCCTTCTCGGAGCTCCTGGCCGCCGACGAGCGCAACCTCGCCGAGGTCGAGATCAACCCCGACGACGTGGTGGCACTGCCGTACTCTTCAGGGACGACCGGGCTGCCCAAGGGCGTCATGCTGACCCACCGGAGCCTGATCACCAGCGTGGCCCAGCAGGTGGACGGCGACAACCCCAACCTCTACTTCCACCAGGAGGACGTGCTGCTCTGCGTGCTGCCGCTCTTCCACATCTACTCCCTCAACTCGGTGCTGCTTTGCGGGCTTCGGGCAGGCGCCGCCATCCTGATGATGAAGCGGTTCGAGATCTCAGCCATGCTGGAGCTGGTGCAGCGGTACCGGGTGACGGTGGCGCCGTTCGTGCCACCGATCGTGCTGGAGTTCGTGAAGAGCCCGCTGGTGGACTGCTACGATCTGTCGTCGATAAGGACGGTGATGTCAGGTGCGGCGCCCATGGGGAAGGAGCTGGAGGACAAGTTCATGGCGAAGCTCCCCAACGCCAAGCTCGGCCAG GGCTACGGGATGACGGAAGCAGGGCCGGTGCTCTCGATGTGCCTGGCGTTTGCCAAGGAGCCCTTCCCGATGAAGTCCGGCACGTGCGGCACCGTTGTGAGGAACGCCGAGCTCAAGATCGTCGAACCTGACACCGGCGCCTCCCTCGGCCGCAACCACCGGGGCGAGATCTGCATCCGAGGAGCCCAAATCATGAAAG GATACCTCAATGACCCAGAAGCAACCAAGAACACCATAGACGAGGAAGGCTGGCTGCACACAGGCGACATCGGCTTcgtggacgacgacgacgagatcTTCATCGTCGACAGGCTGAAGGAGATAATCAAGTACAAAGGATTCCAAGTTGCTCCAGCCGAGCTCGAGGCCCTGCTCATCACCCACCTTGACGTCGCGGACGCTGCCGTCGTCCC GATGAAGGATGAGGTGGCCGGAGAGGTCCCCGTCGCCTTCGTCGTCCGTGCCCATGGATCTCAGATCACGGAGGAGGAGATCAAGCAGTACGTCTCGAGACAGGTGGTGTTCTACAAGAGGATCAACAGGGTATTCTTCACGGAGGCGATTCCCAAGGCGCCATCGGGAAAGATACTGAGGAAGGATCTCAGGGCGAAGCTAACGAGTGAGTTCGCGTCCGCTTGA
- the LOC135622688 gene encoding fasciclin-like arabinogalactan protein 14 — protein MTLRPPTLFFLPFLLFPLAASHNITRILAQFDDFSTFNSLLTQTQLVSDINSRRTITVLAVDNGAASSVSSRPTDELKKILSVHVVLDYYDDAKLHKLPNHTAILTTLFQATGLASGRNGFLNVTNMGNGQIAFGSAVPGSSLVANFVKVVATRPYNISVIQISSVIVPPSISGGASNHSTSPTAAPVAAPAPANATLTPTLAPSKDAPSPTPDAASPSDVSNGPSPADAPADAPASDTPVASPPGPMSPDGSPAGAPSNDADAPAGESSAAERVVAGAGVAITMAFAMLGSLQMS, from the coding sequence ATGACTTTGAGACCACccactctcttcttcctccccttccttcTCTTCCCCTTGGCAGCTTCCCACAACATCACCAGGATCCTCGCCCAGTTCGACGACTTCTCCACCTTCAACAGCCTCCTCACTCAAACCCAGCTGGTCTCTGACATCAACAGCCGCCGCACCATCACCGTCCTCGCCGTCGACAACGGTGCGGCCTCGTCCGTCTCCAGCCGCCCCACCGACGAACTCAAGAAGATCCTTTCGGTGCACGTCGTACTTGACTACTACGACGACGCGAAGCTCCACAAACTCCCCAACCACACCGCCATTCTGACCACGCTCTTCCAGGCCACCGGCCTCGCCTCCGGCCGGAACGGGTTCCTCAACGTGACCAACATGGGCAACGGGCAGATTGCCTTCGGCTCCGCCGTGCCGGGCTCGTCCCTGGTCGCTAACTTCGTCAAGGTCGTGGCGACGCGGCCCTACAACATCTCGGTCATCCAGATCAGCAGCGTCATCGTCCCGCCCAGCATCAGCGGTGGGGCCAGCAACCACAGCACATCGCCGACGGCAGCGCCAGTCGCGGCACCTGCGCCGGCGAATGCAACACTGACACCGACGCTGGCCCCTTCCAAAGACGCCCCATCACCAACTCCCGACGCAGCGTCTCCGAGTGACGTGTCGAACGGGCCCTCACCGGCGGACGCACCGGCAGACGCACCGGCTTCAGACACTCCTGTGGCGTCACCGCCGGGCCCAATGAGCCCGGACGGATCACCGGCCGGAGCTCCGTCGAACGACGCCGACGCTCCGGCAGGTGAATCTTCAGCCGCCGAGCGTGTGGTTGCTGGTGCTGGAGTTGCTATTACCATGGCTTTCGCCATGTTAGGTTCTCTCCAAATGAGTTAA